The genomic window ACTAGCTCAAGCCCGTGGCTGACCTGGGCTGAACAAGGCTGCTTTTCCCTCCCGCAGCGAACCTCCCCTCGATATCAAAGAGAGAGCGGCTGAAGTCGCATTTTTACCGAGCACAAGGCCAGAGGATACGAGCACACAGgatggagaatggagagcCCGTGGTTTTCCTGTCCACAGCCGTGGTCAGTCCTGCTGCGTCGGGAGAAACTGCAAGAGTCGCGACGTGCATCAGATAAACAGGAAAAGGGAGCCGTCCACCAacctcatcatcaacatcctctTGTTCGGTTTCTTCTCACCGGGAGCACATTACAGACTCCCTCGTCACTACTTTCAGATCTACATTCCGTCGCGGCAACCGTCCCGTTGGTCGGCCTACACAAAAGTCGGGCGATACCACGCGCAAAAAGCAGGCACGAGGAGGCATGATCACCGCAGGCTTCGTCGCCATTGCCCTCGCCGGGCTGGCCTCGCTCGCCGAAAACGCGGCCCCCTTCCAGGCCCCCGACACCTACTCTCTAAACGGCGCCGGCCTGGCCAACGGCTTCGACGGACTCGCCGCCCGCGACGACGAGTGCCTCGCCAGCCAGGTCGCTTGCGGGACGGGCTTCTGTATGCCCCGGGGAGGATCCTGCTGCGACAGGGTCAGAGGGACGTACTGCGACGTCGGGTTCTACTGCTACCCGCAGGGCTGCTGCCCCAGCGGCAAGGTCTGTCGCGGCAGTCCCACGGACGGGTGCGCGTCGGGGAAGCAAGAGTGCGGGAGTGTCTGCATCGCCGGCTCCAGCGTCTGCTGCAACCCGGGAGCCAGCTCCGGCAATGTCTGGTGCGAGTACCCGAAGACCTgcggtgccggcggcaagTGTGTCGGCAGGGCACTGGTGACGAGCGCCTCGGCCGTGCCGTCGTCCACTCTGCCTTCCTTGGGGATCGCCGATGCCACTGAGACTGGGGGCAGTTCGACCAAGGCAACCGGTGACagtggcgacggcggcagcagcagcaacgacAATAGCAGCAGCAAGGGCGATAAGAAGACCCCCGTGGGAGCCATTGTCGGCGGCGTTGTCGGTGGTGTTGCCGCCATTGCCTTGGTTGGCGTCGGaatcctgctcctcctccgtcACAAGCGGAAGCAGAAGGATGCTGCGCCGAGCCAGAACAtgcagcctcctcctcatcagcctctCATGCAGCAATACCCTCCCCAGACCTCGCCTTACGCGGCAAACATCTCTCCTGCCCAGGGAATGGGATACCCTCCTGCCCCCCCGggctctcctcctcctcctcaaggATACTACAACGCTTCTCCGCCGCCGGGGCAATACTCTCCTTCAATGGCTACTGGCCAAGTCAGCTCGCCAACCGGTACATACTCAACTTCAACTGATCCTCGAACTGGCGCTCCCACCGTCAGCCCAGTTGGGTTTGCGACTGTCAGTGCtacgcctcctcctcctcctcccgccaGCCAGGGACGCAATGGCAATGAGAAGCCCGTTGTTTACGAAATGTCTGCAAAGCCGGGCGACGACCACCGCGGCAATATCCACGAGCTTGCTTAAGCGCATCGACACTAAAAGAGGACAGGGGGACGGACCATCTAAAGTCAGATAATAGGGCACTGCTATGGCGTTGAGGCGCTTTGTTGTGTGTTGTATTTATTGGCATGGAGCATTTACTAGAATGAGGTAGGAGCGCATTTCATGCTGATGTTGAATGGCCAATTTTCTGGCAATTTTGTAGTATAATACATAAATAACTCATGAGCATATTAAACACATGCCGTCATATCTACTCGGATACTACCATGGGTCTGCATCCACAGCAAGATGCCAAGTGTCGATTCGTTAGGGCAGTCGTAATTAAACCAGCTGATTGAATAGAGTATATTGCACATGTCGTGATGCTTCCAAATGGTATCCTCCTTGATTCATTACGTCATCTGCGTGCTTACTCGCTATCGCTATCTCCAAATATTGCTTTCAACACATCAGCATTAGCTGCTTCCCCTTCGACAGCATCATTCTTCTCTGGATTCACCTCCACCGGTTGCTGTACTGGCGTTACAGCCCCTGATGACGTCGGTGCTTCCACAGCCGGAGGTGCTGAAACAGAAACATTCAAATCAGACGTAGACCATTGCGTTGGCATCGCCCGACTATCGCTCCTCTTTGGCGTCGATGAGGTATTATCTGATTCGCGATCCGGTGCAACATGCGCAGGGGCGCGTACATTGAACCTCTTACAGAGCAGCCTTGTTGGGTAGAAATCTCCCACGGAGCGCGTCATGTGTCCAAACATGCCTAGGACagctgcttcttcagctgcaTCTTTACTCTTTGGTTCGGGCTTTGACAGTAAATCTGTCCGCGTCTTGTCATCGCTTCCGTTGCCGTTGTTGGATGATGGATTAAGAACCGTCTTTGATGTAGTGAATCTTGACGCCATGAAACCCGTCATGGGCTTAAAGATCCTGGCGCAGTTGTAGAATTCATTCATTTCTCGAATATAGTCCTCATCTGTCGCTCTCGGCGCTTTATCTGGGAGATCTTGCCCAGGATTCGCCTGAGACATCAAGTACTTTCTGTAGCGGCCACGCTTTGCCTCGTCATCTGCATATGGCCCAGCCGAGCTGCGGGATAGAGCTGCCGCTGCGGTTGATTGGTCCAGTTTGGGAACTTCGTTCCATAATGCCTGGCGTCTATCATCTTCTGACAGTGGGGTGTGACCTTCGGGGAGTTGGCCCAAACCAGGCGGGAGATGCTTATTTCCAGATAGAGCTGCCAGCTTATCtcttgaggaggaagaaatgaAGTCGAAGACAGACTTGCCCGGGAGGGCAGTCTCACCAAGAAGAGCTGCTCGAGATCTCGGGTCCAAGGTAGATACTTTTGCAGCATCGGCAGTTGAAGTGTATTTAGAAGAATCCCCCATATTCAACGGGTCTTTGGATGACTTCCAACCCTCGGGAACGGGAGGTGGCGCGTATTGTGACAGAGCAGCCGCCAAATCCTCTACGACCTTTGCCAGGACGAACCCATCTAGTGGGAGCcggccatcatgacatcGGCGGAGGTTGTGTCCAGCCCTCGCTGTCTTTGATAGAAATACTGGCGCTTTCTTAAGAGACGGGTTCACTGCAGCCGTagctttcttcttcttcttcttttcccctCCCATAACGCGATTGTATCTTATCTTGGGTCCCATCTCATACGGGTCTTCTTCATCCGAGCCGGTGTCGTTGAGCACACCAACGCCAAAAGCGCCCCTTTGAGATTTCGCTTCCTTTTTTGTTGCAGAAAACAAAGACGGTCTGCCGTTCTTGTCCAGtgcgtcgtcatcgtcattaTCCTGGTCTGAATCGCCAGTCTTTCCCAGACTTTGCAACCTCGCGCCGCCTTGGTGTCCCAGACCCATTCTATCCGTTTTTCGAACAAATTGTATCATTTGAGCATCGTCGGGAGCAAACAGATAcatcttgttgttgtcggACACAACACCGCTCATTCCCACGTCGAGTCTGGCACCCCGTCGAATCTTGGGTCCAATTCCCTGGCCATCTTTCCAGCCCATTCTGCGTAACAGCTGTAGTCCCTTTGTGTCTCCGGATGATTTGAATAGCCCCATAAGCCCGCCAGCGCGCATTTCATCCGGGGTGGACGATCCCAGCCCTGCAAAGGCTTGCGAAGTTTGGAGTTGCTGTGCTTCCGCTGCATCCTCCAGgtcttcctcgtccatgTACTCCTCGGCTCTTTGTTGGATTGTGGTTGATGCTGTATCATCTTTGCGACGGTTCGAGCGGCTGGAGACAAAGGTAGACGGCGTCCATCCCTCTTTGGAGCCCACAGTATTGAAATAGCTGTGGAATGATGATTAGATTTGGACGTTGAATTACTGCCGCGCTACAGCTCCAATTAGCACGTACCCTGCACTCCAACCGCCCGTAAAGGCACCGTGGAGCCGTCTTCTGCCCTTTTCGTCCCTCACGTCTTGTTTCCACAGAGGCAAATATGAGCCATCGTCGCGCGAGTCGGTTTCGTCGGGCAGAGGCGTGCCAAAAAGAGCGTACGGGGCGTGAAGGTCTGCCTCAAACGTCGACCGAGAGCGCTTGTACGACATAGTGGCTCCGGGGCCATAAAACTTCCATCAGGCTTGTTCGCTATTGTGTCATGACCTTGAAAGTCTgcttattaaaaaaggtGACGATGCGACGGAGCAAAGTTGTTGGACATTTGGATGCGTGTTATCGATAAGCGACAGTGGGCTGCCGGCACTAGTATGTAATTTACTTGCTATTACCCACCGGGGCATCTGGCAGTTGGCAGGTACCTAGCAGATACCTCGTGGGTTGGACAGACTGGTAATGTCCCCTGGTGAGCGGGCATGTTGAAACAGTGAGACTATAATATTAATGGTAGTGTCTACAAAGTAGGCCGGTGTTGGTCAGAAGGATTTTGTCACAAAATCTGGCCcaatgattttttttttgattggGCAAGGACACGTCGAAGCATATACGCCATAATTATCCACGGGTCAAACACACGAGGCTGGTCTGATCCATTCATCTCCATCCACCTCGCCTCACACGGCGACATGATGCGTCTAATGCATGACACAAAGGTCCAGGGAAGTTCAGCTGGTGTGTGGAGGCGAGGCCTCTCATTGCCGACTGGacagtagtactactactccgtactacgtactagtagtagtaattGGCATTAGATGCCAAGACCCGGAGATACGACTTTGTCGACGTGCCGCTCCAGTGTTGCATTCAGGGGCATTCCAACAAGCGGCGACTGGGCTGGTTGTACGATGACGCAAGGGCTTTCGTGTACAAACTTGACTTGGCGAAAACCTTGACTTCGGTCAATGTCTCTGCGAGGCCATGATAGCATCGTCATGTAGTTGTTGATTCCATGTACATACGCATGCATCTTGCACTCCATGGCACTTGGACTGCTTATACTAGTATCAAATGAACCAGACTTAATCCGTCGAGCAGTCAAGGACGCGGTGCTTGGACTGGGTACGGGGTGGGTACGGGTCCTGGCGACTGGGAGTCGTTAATCAGCAATTTCATCTTGTCAGTCGGTGCCGAGGACCAGGGCTGGGTGCCAATTTGTCGAACAAAGCAAGGAGGACATGGCGGCCCCCAACGACCAAGCATCATCAGACGTTTGCACATGTAGCATCCCCAATCCAGCCAATGTCCAACCGTCGACGCGGGAcaaagaaggaaaaaggagagaaagagaaaaagaaagaagcaagaaacaagaagcaagAGAAGAGCGattggctggttggctgggCCGGGCACGAGTGCGTCCATGATCCATTCAATGCTGCGTTTGCCCACATGCTCTGTGCTTCACGAGAGCAAGAGCCAATGTCGCCGCCCCTGGTGTCGTCGGTTGCGCAGCATAGACCAGTTGGCCGTGATTGAACAAAGGCCGTTGATGGTCTTTAGTATCGCGTCTTGTCTTGTGTGCTCCATATTCGCTCTTCTTTTTCCAGCTCTGACATGTCGTGGTCGGCTATTTGATATTCCCGCTACCCAGCATTTCGAGGTCGCTGCTCTGTAATCTTGTCTGACCAGGACCCCGGGCAGTGCCTCAACCTATCCCACGGTCGGCAGCTGATGCCTGCATCGATTTACCAACACGGCCAATTCAAGATGCCCAGGTCCTGGGAGGTCTTGTCAATCAAGGCGCACATCGGCAGACCACGCCAGATCCGACGGCCCGTCGAGTGTCGACACTGATGGACAATACGTTACACTGTGAATACATCAAGTCAATACGTTGCACACACGGCCAGACAAAGCCTAGGACGGATCAAGCCACCGGACTGTCCCAAACAGCTCTGGAGCTCGTCTGTGTGGCCGCGATTAGCACATGCATCAATTAATGCACTGCGCGCCCGGGTGCCGTTATTTTGGAGACACAGCAGCGCCCCCCTGTGCGCATCGCTCGCGCCTTGAATCGTACGGCACATTGAGTTTGGCACCGTTGGCCGAGAGAAATCTAGATCTCGGCAGCTGTTTACagcgtcttttttttttttttttcctgttCCTTTGTCTGTTGCCCTTTGAAGATTTGTAGTCGcgctttcttttcttttcttatttgCTCCTCTGTCGGTCAGTTGctgtgcttttttttttccctctgCTTCATCTTTGGTCCGCCTTGTCACGACATCTGGGCCATTGACGATAGTCGCATCACAAGCAACCAGACTAGACATCACATCGACTTTCCCTGGCTACCAGCGCTTGAGATTACTCGGCACTTCGTACTCCCTGGAGCCGCCCAATTCTGTTGCCCTAGCTGCCATGGCTACACACCATAACCGCTCCGCAGCCTCTCCCTCcgtgttgtcgtcgtcgtcgtctcgcAATGCCAATGGAGTGAATGGACTGACCCCATCCCGGTCCCAATCCACCAGGTCCACGTCTGGGCGATCCCAGCATTCAGCACGCTCTTATTCCtcgtcaccagcagcaaccgcTTCAGCATCTGCTACTCCTCTTGCTTCTCCTGCTCGCTCCTCTCGACCCCCTCTGTCCGCATCGTCGGGAGCCTCAGCCttcgccgctgctgctgccggtCCTCGTCTGCCTGCCGCCTGCTCGCTGCCAAAGTCAGCCTCCAGCTCAGACTCCACAGCGGCCAACACTCCCGTCGTCTCCAGGTCCTCGTCCCGGTCCAggtccaactccaactccaactccaacgccAACTCGAGGAGCCACGTTCAAAATCACAGCCAGGATCTCGGTCACGGTCACAGTCAAAGTCAAGCCAAGAACCAGAGCCCGCGTCACAGTCTCCAGCGTGTCCCTACCAACGGCACCAGCCACCAGGGCGCTGCCACTGCTACTACTGCTGCCActgccgctgttgctgccgccgttgctgcccGCTCCACCGGCTCCCAGCAGCATCtgagccatcatcacccgcAGCAGCATCTCCAACACCAgcgtcatcgccatcaccgccacgCGTCCACGTCGTCCACTGCGTCCTCTCGCCCTGTCCAGGATATTCTCCCCCATCATGACTATGAGACTTCACACCTAGCATCCTATTCTCATTCAAAGCGCAGCTCCAGCAGAGATCGCACGTCGCTCCCGTCCACGACAAGGGGCGCTGTCGCCGCCCCCGAGTCCCCTTCCGTCTCC from Metarhizium brunneum chromosome 2, complete sequence includes these protein-coding regions:
- the GPATCH1 gene encoding G patch domain-containing protein 1; the encoded protein is MSYKRSRSTFEADLHAPYALFGTPLPDETDSRDDGSYLPLWKQDVRDEKGRRRLHGAFTGGWSAGYFNTVGSKEGWTPSTFVSSRSNRRKDDTASTTIQQRAEEYMDEEDLEDAAEAQQLQTSQAFAGLGSSTPDEMRAGGLMGLFKSSGDTKGLQLLRRMGWKDGQGIGPKIRRGARLDVGMSGVVSDNNKMYLFAPDDAQMIQFVRKTDRMGLGHQGGARLQSLGKTGDSDQDNDDDDALDKNGRPSLFSATKKEAKSQRGAFGVGVLNDTGSDEEDPYEMGPKIRYNRVMGGEKKKKKKATAAVNPSLKKAPVFLSKTARAGHNLRRCHDGRLPLDGFVLAKVVEDLAAALSQYAPPPVPEGWKSSKDPLNMGDSSKYTSTADAAKVSTLDPRSRAALLGETALPGKSVFDFISSSSRDKLAALSGNKHLPPGLGQLPEGHTPLSEDDRRQALWNEVPKLDQSTAAAALSRSSAGPYADDEAKRGRYRKYLMSQANPGQDLPDKAPRATDEDYIREMNEFYNCARIFKPMTGFMASRFTTSKTVLNPSSNNGNGSDDKTRTDLLSKPEPKSKDAAEEAAVLGMFGHMTRSVGDFYPTRLLCKRFNVRAPAHVAPDRESDNTSSTPKRSDSRAMPTQWSTSDLNVSVSAPPAVEAPTSSGAVTPVQQPVEVNPEKNDAVEGEAANADVLKAIFGDSDSE